Proteins encoded together in one Desulfosporosinus meridiei DSM 13257 window:
- a CDS encoding 4Fe-4S dicluster domain-containing protein: MRLGMVIDLDRCIGCRSCAVACKSHNAQPPGTWWNRVFTPGASFHQAAVGKDGALSMEYLPVSCQMCDNPACQKVCPSGATYTNERGVVLIDYERCIGCRYCIAACPYGVRQYNWEDPKKAKDRVGYEKGYEYGYPEDFRDKDGRLVFTPNRPVGVVEKCTFCAQYTSQGEEPACVRGCPGKVRIFGDLDDPNSEVSKLLKKRQSFRLKEELGTSPKVFYLAPAKPIR, encoded by the coding sequence ATGAGACTTGGGATGGTGATTGATTTAGATCGCTGCATCGGCTGCCGTTCTTGTGCTGTTGCCTGTAAATCCCATAATGCCCAGCCACCCGGAACTTGGTGGAATAGAGTGTTTACTCCCGGGGCCTCTTTTCATCAAGCAGCCGTGGGTAAAGACGGAGCTCTGTCCATGGAATACCTGCCCGTATCCTGTCAAATGTGCGATAATCCCGCCTGTCAAAAAGTTTGTCCATCAGGGGCTACCTATACGAATGAACGGGGAGTGGTTCTCATCGATTATGAGCGCTGCATAGGCTGTCGATATTGTATAGCTGCCTGTCCTTATGGAGTTCGTCAGTATAATTGGGAAGATCCGAAAAAGGCCAAAGATCGGGTTGGGTATGAAAAAGGCTATGAGTATGGCTATCCTGAGGATTTTCGAGATAAAGACGGCAGGCTGGTGTTCACTCCCAATCGCCCCGTGGGGGTGGTGGAAAAATGCACCTTCTGTGCCCAATACACCTCTCAAGGGGAAGAACCTGCTTGTGTCCGGGGCTGTCCGGGGAAGGTTCGGATTTTTGGAGATCTGGATGATCCTAACTCTGAAGTCAGTAAACTGCTTAAAAAGCGGCAGTCCTTTCGCCTAAAAGAAGAGTTGGGTACTTCGCCCAAGGTATTCTATCTGGCCCCGGCGAAGCCGATACGCTAA
- a CDS encoding molybdopterin-dependent oxidoreductase: protein MGTQNLKLTRRHFLKLTAATGVVAGTIGTASVIRQAGAAPKQGDSKINYVRTTCSPNCTGACGMNALVEDGQIKSIIQAADYPEADYNPRGCLKGLSMTNLIYGPDRLQKPLILTGKPGSGDFKEASWNETLDYTAGRLKEIAEKYGPESIGVVFQVGGTGYVQKGAVSRLATLAGWTMHHAYDQNGDLPMFWPMTFGVQSEEIEPREWHNSRYVMVFGSNILATRIPDAHFLLEARNRGAKIMVFDPNFSPTAAKADEWFSIKPSSDAAVALGLARVLIEETLYDSDFIKTFTDLPLLVRVDNGKRLKADEVKGLTKPSDIPAYREAYVAYNGQFRAVHPEKLDLPSDVVIEGEVDVTLKTGETVKVKPAFQLLKECLSQYTPEEIEKTAGIPKDDLLRIAREMAGTKPLHVIYGAGNYQWYHGDLKGRALALLPVLTGNIGKPGAGISTYAGQYRIRFKVAEWWVPEGKKQNWLPFLYVLHGPTKTMKAKWPKNGIKALIVGWGNPFDQHNMSNRLREMVEKEDLEFVVTTDFQMTTSCQYSHAVLPAVSWYEKTDLVATPVHPYLQLQQRLVDPLYEGKPEFWIVRELAKRLNPDFEKYFYPDLEPNQAAEKVIELLLETGGPEVAGITLEHLRKGPVRLKSEVPGGRQIPFYEQVQHKKPFPPVSLPAKLEQTAQFVKSGRIEFYKDEDLMLQAGEALPVHKPPFEESEYALNPLAKEKYQFCYVTRNAIYRVHSTHSNNVWMNELQEGKPRVWLSPEDGQEKGIKEGDEVEIYNDRGKLTAYAIIDPGVGRKQAVFEQGWWSRYLKGASYNSLTYPFIKPTHEIYFVPGMWSPNTAWNECLCDVRKVGDSL, encoded by the coding sequence ATGGGAACGCAGAATCTGAAACTCACTCGTAGGCATTTTCTTAAATTGACTGCTGCTACCGGTGTCGTGGCAGGAACAATAGGCACAGCTTCCGTAATTCGTCAAGCAGGTGCGGCGCCTAAGCAAGGTGACTCGAAAATCAACTATGTGAGAACAACCTGTTCACCGAACTGTACAGGGGCGTGTGGAATGAATGCCCTTGTCGAAGACGGTCAGATCAAGTCAATTATTCAAGCTGCTGATTATCCCGAAGCAGACTACAATCCCCGTGGTTGCCTGAAAGGGCTATCTATGACTAATTTAATTTATGGTCCTGACCGCCTGCAGAAACCTCTTATCTTAACGGGAAAGCCCGGTTCAGGAGATTTTAAAGAAGCTTCCTGGAATGAAACCTTGGATTATACAGCAGGACGACTGAAGGAAATTGCCGAGAAATACGGGCCGGAATCAATCGGGGTGGTCTTTCAGGTAGGAGGAACCGGATACGTTCAAAAAGGGGCGGTCAGCCGTTTAGCGACCTTAGCTGGCTGGACAATGCATCATGCTTACGATCAAAACGGAGACTTGCCCATGTTTTGGCCAATGACCTTTGGAGTTCAAAGTGAGGAAATTGAGCCAAGAGAATGGCATAATTCTCGTTACGTTATGGTTTTTGGCTCCAATATCTTGGCGACTCGAATTCCAGATGCCCATTTTCTCTTAGAAGCGAGAAATCGGGGGGCCAAGATCATGGTTTTTGATCCTAACTTTAGTCCTACTGCCGCAAAAGCCGATGAATGGTTTTCGATTAAACCAAGCAGTGACGCAGCAGTTGCCTTGGGTTTAGCACGGGTATTAATTGAAGAGACTCTTTACGACTCTGACTTCATTAAAACCTTTACAGATCTGCCCCTCCTGGTACGTGTTGATAATGGCAAACGACTTAAGGCTGATGAGGTAAAAGGCCTGACTAAACCGTCAGATATTCCGGCCTATCGAGAAGCTTATGTTGCCTACAATGGGCAGTTTAGGGCGGTACATCCGGAAAAACTCGATCTGCCATCAGATGTGGTGATCGAAGGGGAAGTGGATGTGACCTTAAAAACAGGTGAAACCGTCAAGGTCAAACCAGCCTTTCAATTACTAAAAGAATGTTTAAGCCAATACACACCTGAAGAGATTGAAAAAACTGCAGGGATACCTAAAGATGATCTGCTGCGGATTGCCCGAGAAATGGCTGGCACTAAACCTCTGCATGTCATCTATGGAGCAGGAAATTATCAGTGGTATCACGGTGATCTGAAAGGAAGGGCTTTAGCCTTGTTGCCGGTTCTTACCGGAAATATTGGCAAGCCAGGTGCCGGAATATCTACATATGCCGGCCAATATCGAATTCGTTTTAAGGTTGCAGAATGGTGGGTTCCGGAAGGGAAAAAACAAAACTGGCTGCCCTTTCTCTATGTTCTTCACGGTCCCACTAAAACCATGAAAGCCAAGTGGCCCAAAAACGGGATAAAGGCCCTTATTGTGGGCTGGGGTAACCCCTTTGATCAGCACAACATGTCCAACAGACTGCGGGAAATGGTGGAAAAAGAGGATTTAGAATTTGTCGTCACCACTGATTTCCAGATGACTACCTCCTGCCAGTACAGTCATGCTGTATTACCGGCTGTGTCCTGGTATGAAAAGACAGATCTGGTGGCCACTCCGGTACATCCTTATCTCCAACTCCAGCAACGGTTGGTAGATCCTCTTTATGAGGGAAAACCGGAGTTTTGGATTGTGCGAGAATTAGCCAAGCGGCTTAACCCGGACTTTGAAAAATATTTTTATCCTGACTTGGAGCCTAATCAGGCCGCAGAAAAAGTTATCGAACTCCTGCTGGAAACCGGTGGACCTGAAGTGGCTGGGATTACTCTGGAACACCTCAGAAAAGGCCCGGTTCGCCTGAAGTCCGAGGTCCCCGGAGGCAGGCAGATTCCCTTTTATGAACAAGTCCAGCATAAAAAGCCTTTTCCGCCAGTCAGCCTGCCGGCTAAACTTGAACAAACTGCTCAGTTTGTGAAGAGTGGAAGGATAGAATTTTACAAAGATGAAGATCTCATGCTCCAAGCAGGCGAGGCCCTGCCCGTGCATAAACCTCCTTTTGAGGAAAGTGAATATGCCTTAAATCCCTTAGCTAAGGAAAAGTATCAATTTTGTTATGTCACTCGCAATGCTATTTATCGTGTCCACTCTACCCATTCAAATAATGTTTGGATGAACGAGCTTCAAGAAGGAAAGCCGAGAGTATGGCTTAGCCCTGAAGATGGCCAAGAAAAAGGGATTAAGGAAGGGGACGAAGTTGAAATCTATAATGATCGCGGTAAACTGACAGCTTATGCGATTATCGATCCGGGGGTTGGGCGAAAACAGGCTGTCTTTGAACAAGGGTGGTGGAGCCGTTATCTAAAAGGAGCATCCTATAATTCTTTAACCTATCCCTTTATTAAACCCACTCATGAAATATACTTTGTTCCGGGAATGTGGTCTCCCAACACGGCCTGGAATGAATGCCTCTGTGATGTGAGAAAGGTTGGTGATAGTTTATGA
- a CDS encoding threonine aldolase family protein codes for MYSFKDDYSEGAHPRILEALIQTNLQQMKGYGEDEYTREAIELIKKKLKHRDVDVHLLSGGTQTNLTVISAFLRPHEAAIAASTGHILIHETGAIEATGHKVLSCEVRDGKLAPNHIQAVLDAHTDEHMVKPRLVYISNPTEIGSIYSKGELEELSRYCRSHGLILYLDGARLGSALCSEENDLELSDLGTLVDAFYIGGTKNGALLGEALVICKDSLKDDFRFHIKQKGGLLAKGRVLGLQFLELFRDDLYFELARHANAMAKLIKTEIGAAGYRFFTHSPSNQIFPILPNWLIAKLQEEYAFYVWAKIDEDHSAIRLVTSWATSEEVVSALREEIRKAARN; via the coding sequence ATGTACAGTTTTAAAGATGATTATAGTGAAGGGGCACACCCCAGGATCTTAGAGGCCTTAATCCAGACTAATCTTCAGCAGATGAAAGGGTATGGTGAGGATGAGTATACAAGAGAAGCAATCGAGCTGATCAAAAAAAAGCTCAAGCACAGGGATGTAGATGTTCATCTTCTTTCAGGAGGAACCCAAACTAATCTTACGGTGATTTCAGCATTTCTAAGGCCTCACGAGGCGGCCATTGCAGCTAGTACCGGGCATATTCTTATTCATGAGACCGGGGCTATCGAAGCGACAGGGCATAAAGTACTCTCTTGCGAAGTTAGGGATGGAAAGCTGGCCCCGAATCATATCCAAGCTGTTCTGGATGCCCACACGGATGAACATATGGTCAAGCCGAGGTTAGTTTACATCTCAAATCCCACAGAAATCGGCTCGATTTATTCCAAGGGTGAACTCGAAGAATTGAGCCGGTATTGCCGGAGCCATGGTTTGATATTATACCTGGATGGAGCACGCTTAGGTTCTGCTCTATGTTCTGAAGAAAATGACCTCGAACTTAGTGACCTGGGAACTCTGGTTGATGCCTTTTATATTGGAGGTACTAAAAATGGAGCCCTCTTAGGAGAGGCCTTAGTGATCTGCAAGGATTCCCTGAAAGACGATTTTCGGTTTCATATTAAGCAAAAGGGAGGGCTCTTGGCTAAAGGCCGAGTGCTGGGCCTGCAGTTCCTGGAGCTTTTCCGAGATGATCTCTATTTTGAACTAGCCAGACATGCCAATGCAATGGCCAAGCTGATCAAGACGGAAATTGGTGCAGCCGGATATCGATTTTTCACCCATTCTCCATCTAATCAGATCTTTCCCATACTGCCTAATTGGCTGATTGCTAAGCTTCAAGAAGAGTATGCTTTTTATGTTTGGGCAAAAATCGATGAAGATCACTCGGCTATTCGGCTTGTAACTTCCTGGGCAACAAGTGAGGAAGTTGTAAGCGCTTTGAGAGAAGAGATTAGAAAGGCCGCCAGAAACTAA
- the hcp gene encoding hydroxylamine reductase — protein MSMFCYQCQETAKGTGCTIKGVCGKNENVANLQDLLIYTLKGIAVYAVQARERYLIRKDVEKFIMESLFSTITNANFDKARFVERIQEALLLREDLKQALLRVGGVIPENLHDAATWTAPAEEFEKKAAVVGILATENEDIRSLRELLTYGLKGMAAYAEHAYTLEHKESGIFAFIEKALAATIDDTLEVGDLVGLVLEAGKYGVDVMALLDKANTSTYGNPEITKVNIGVRNNPAILVSGHDLKDLEELLVQTEGTGVDVYTHGEMLPAHYYPAFKKYDHFVGNYGNAWYKQDKEFDSFNGPVFLTTNCLVPPKDSYKDRVYTTGVVGFEGVKHIADRADGKAKDFSALIAHAKSCPAPTEIETGEIIGGFAHNQVMALADKVVDAVKSGAIKRFFVMAGCDGRMKSRDYYTDFAKALPQDTVILTAGCAKYKYNKLNLGDIGGIPRVLDAGQCNDSYSLAVIALKLKEVFGLDDINQLPISYNIAWYEQKAVIVLLALLHLGVKNIHLGPTLPGFLSPNVVKVLVENFGIAGISNVEDDVKMFMS, from the coding sequence ATGAGTATGTTTTGTTATCAATGTCAGGAAACCGCCAAAGGAACCGGGTGCACGATTAAGGGTGTCTGTGGGAAGAACGAAAACGTCGCTAATTTACAAGACCTTCTGATCTATACATTGAAGGGAATTGCCGTTTACGCGGTTCAAGCGCGGGAACGTTATCTTATTCGCAAAGATGTAGAAAAATTTATCATGGAAAGCCTTTTTAGCACAATTACTAATGCCAACTTTGATAAGGCTCGTTTCGTTGAACGAATTCAAGAGGCACTCTTACTCCGCGAAGATCTTAAACAAGCTCTCCTTAGAGTGGGCGGCGTAATTCCAGAGAACTTACACGACGCGGCAACTTGGACGGCACCTGCCGAAGAGTTTGAAAAGAAAGCTGCAGTGGTTGGAATCTTAGCCACAGAAAACGAGGATATTCGTTCCCTCAGAGAGCTGCTCACTTACGGGCTAAAAGGGATGGCGGCTTATGCAGAGCATGCTTATACTCTAGAGCATAAAGAAAGCGGAATCTTCGCCTTTATTGAAAAAGCCTTGGCAGCGACTATTGATGATACATTAGAAGTCGGCGATTTAGTGGGTCTGGTCTTAGAGGCCGGAAAATATGGTGTGGATGTAATGGCTCTTTTAGATAAGGCTAATACCTCCACTTACGGAAACCCTGAAATCACGAAAGTGAACATCGGAGTCAGGAACAACCCGGCCATTCTCGTCAGCGGTCATGATTTGAAAGACCTTGAAGAATTACTCGTACAAACCGAAGGAACAGGTGTCGATGTTTATACTCACGGTGAAATGCTCCCGGCTCATTACTATCCGGCTTTCAAAAAGTATGACCATTTTGTAGGGAACTACGGAAATGCTTGGTATAAGCAAGACAAAGAGTTTGATTCCTTTAACGGTCCCGTTTTCTTAACCACTAACTGCCTTGTTCCTCCGAAAGATTCCTACAAAGACCGAGTCTACACAACAGGAGTTGTAGGATTTGAGGGAGTTAAACACATCGCCGACCGGGCAGACGGAAAGGCCAAAGATTTTTCTGCTTTGATTGCCCATGCTAAGAGCTGCCCAGCTCCGACGGAGATCGAAACCGGTGAAATCATTGGGGGATTTGCTCATAATCAAGTAATGGCCCTGGCAGATAAAGTGGTTGACGCCGTAAAATCCGGAGCCATTAAGCGATTCTTCGTAATGGCAGGTTGTGATGGTCGCATGAAGAGTCGGGACTATTACACTGATTTTGCCAAAGCACTCCCTCAAGACACTGTAATCTTAACCGCCGGCTGTGCAAAATATAAATACAATAAGCTTAACCTAGGTGATATCGGCGGTATTCCAAGAGTCCTTGATGCAGGACAATGCAATGACTCCTATTCTTTAGCAGTCATCGCCTTGAAACTTAAGGAAGTATTCGGCCTCGATGATATTAATCAACTGCCGATTTCCTACAACATTGCCTGGTATGAGCAAAAGGCAGTCATCGTACTGTTAGCCTTACTCCACTTAGGTGTGAAAAACATTCACCTCGGACCAACCTTACCGGGCTTCCTGTCTCCGAATGTGGTTAAAGTTTTAGTTGAAAACTTCGGTATAGCTGGCATTTCCAATGTTGAAGATGACGTCAAAATGTTTATGTCATAA
- a CDS encoding SdpI family protein, which yields MKNEKVMMRLMWAMALIPLVITVFIFNNLPAEIPMHWNIHGEIDAWYPKFPGAFMAPLIGIAVTLLVAILPKIDPKKANYDRFKDQYFLIRFILVAFFAVLQFVTMSISLGATFIKVDMIIKLMLGILLIVLGNLMPKFKQNYFMGIKTPWTLDNEVVWAKTHRHGGFVWFIAGLIMSVLAFFPGSGSAFVYFAVIFVSALEPILYSWVQHRKQKLQ from the coding sequence ATGAAAAACGAGAAAGTAATGATGAGATTAATGTGGGCCATGGCCTTGATTCCTCTGGTAATTACAGTCTTCATCTTTAATAATTTGCCTGCAGAAATTCCTATGCACTGGAATATTCATGGCGAAATTGATGCCTGGTATCCAAAATTCCCAGGGGCGTTTATGGCTCCGCTAATCGGAATAGCAGTAACCCTGCTGGTAGCCATATTACCAAAAATTGATCCTAAAAAAGCAAACTACGACAGATTTAAGGATCAGTACTTTCTAATTAGATTTATCCTAGTCGCTTTCTTTGCCGTTCTGCAATTTGTAACAATGTCAATTAGTTTGGGAGCGACCTTTATTAAAGTTGATATGATTATTAAACTAATGTTGGGTATTCTTTTAATAGTTCTGGGAAATTTGATGCCTAAGTTTAAACAAAACTATTTTATGGGCATTAAGACACCTTGGACTCTGGATAATGAAGTGGTGTGGGCCAAGACCCATCGTCATGGGGGCTTTGTTTGGTTTATTGCTGGACTCATTATGAGTGTATTGGCATTCTTCCCCGGGAGTGGCAGTGCCTTTGTCTATTTTGCTGTAATATTTGTTTCTGCCCTTGAACCTATCTTGTATTCTTGGGTTCAACATCGCAAGCAAAAGTTGCAATGA
- the rlmN gene encoding 23S rRNA (adenine(2503)-C(2))-methyltransferase RlmN, whose amino-acid sequence MKKESIYGLTLEQLIEWLQDHGQKKSRALRVWDWLYRKRVATFSEMTDLNPECLELLTDHFTLQSLREHTSQESVDGTIKFLFKLPDENLIETVLMRHKFGSSVCVTTQVGCNIGCSFCASGLLTKHRDLSGSEIVEQIMKVQEYMDNAHQGEKVSHVVVMGIGEPFDNYINVMDALRIIIDHKGLAIPGRGITISTSGLADKIYEFADSDLKVNLAISLHAPTNELREQIMKINRVYPLEKIIPAVEYYLAKTKRRVTLEYILLKDLNDQREHALQLASLIKNIQQLININLIPYNPVDEHPQYQRSDHETMLAFYDVLKKHGINCSIRLEHGRDIEAACGQLRSKQVKANQG is encoded by the coding sequence ATGAAAAAAGAATCCATCTATGGATTAACCCTGGAACAATTGATTGAGTGGCTGCAAGATCATGGGCAAAAAAAGTCCCGAGCTTTGAGAGTCTGGGACTGGCTTTATAGAAAGCGCGTTGCAACTTTTTCGGAAATGACGGATCTCAATCCTGAGTGTCTGGAATTATTAACAGATCACTTTACACTGCAATCTTTAAGAGAACATACAAGCCAAGAATCCGTGGATGGAACGATTAAATTCTTGTTCAAATTACCGGATGAGAACCTGATTGAAACAGTCTTAATGAGACATAAATTTGGTTCATCCGTTTGTGTAACAACTCAGGTTGGGTGTAATATTGGCTGCAGTTTTTGTGCCAGCGGTTTATTGACCAAACATCGTGACTTGTCCGGCAGTGAAATCGTGGAGCAAATCATGAAAGTTCAAGAATACATGGATAATGCTCACCAGGGTGAGAAAGTGAGTCACGTAGTCGTCATGGGAATCGGCGAGCCTTTTGATAATTATATAAATGTTATGGACGCTTTACGCATCATAATAGACCACAAAGGACTTGCCATCCCCGGCAGGGGTATCACAATATCTACCAGCGGTTTGGCGGACAAGATTTATGAGTTTGCGGACAGTGATTTAAAGGTAAATCTGGCCATCTCCTTACATGCCCCAACCAACGAACTCCGTGAGCAGATTATGAAAATCAACCGGGTTTACCCCCTGGAAAAGATAATCCCAGCTGTTGAATACTATCTTGCAAAAACCAAACGGCGGGTAACCTTAGAATATATTCTGCTCAAGGATCTGAACGATCAGCGTGAACATGCTCTTCAGCTGGCAAGTTTAATAAAAAATATCCAACAGCTTATCAATATCAATTTAATTCCCTATAACCCGGTGGATGAACATCCACAATATCAGAGAAGTGACCATGAAACCATGCTCGCTTTTTATGATGTTCTTAAAAAGCATGGAATTAATTGCAGTATCCGTCTGGAGCATGGCAGAGATATCGAAGCCGCCTGCGGACAATTAAGGAGCAAGCAAGTTAAAGCAAACCAGGGATGA
- a CDS encoding autorepressor SdpR family transcription factor codes for MGFQESLKAMSDKTRREILNLLKNGDMTAGDIAAHFSMTQATVSHHLSVLKDGGLVTDRRDGKYIFYELNTSVIEEIMAWLIELKGVDKQ; via the coding sequence ATGGGGTTTCAGGAATCTTTAAAAGCAATGTCCGATAAAACTCGACGAGAAATTTTAAATTTGCTGAAGAATGGTGATATGACAGCAGGAGATATTGCGGCTCATTTTTCAATGACCCAGGCCACTGTGTCACACCATCTTTCGGTATTAAAGGACGGGGGATTAGTTACGGATCGACGGGATGGCAAATATATATTCTACGAGCTGAATACTTCGGTCATTGAAGAAATCATGGCTTGGTTAATAGAGCTGAAAGGGGTCGATAAACAATGA
- the nrfD gene encoding NrfD/PsrC family molybdoenzyme membrane anchor subunit translates to MKKNNLLMVLAGVLILISLIAWGYQINQGLIVTNMRNPFSWGLYIATFAFFVGVAAGGLIISSSVYLFNIEKLKPFTRIASLSAFASILGAGAMIFPDMGRVDRVWNIFVYPNFKSPLVWDVIVISAYLLITFLSVYVQLLPDWKKEGRGFLNGWTKERPQEYVEAFSKKWSKRVALVGLPVAILIHTVTALIFATQESRGWWNTAVLPPDFVSVAIASGTALVMVIALFAVGKERFEQYKGAFQTMALIVAGSLVVHFFFVSVDLLIHGWWGSPEGKEVLSLIFSHYGFLYGTELLLPAFTMVFFLTKKGKNSFNALIIGSLLLFVGVFAHRLMLMYPAFNSIPLSLAIPSAGIESWAYPVAIGQLQEGVPVFVSSWAYMPTLIECAVALLPFGLLLFVVTLALRMYNFVPQK, encoded by the coding sequence ATGAAAAAAAATAATTTACTCATGGTTCTGGCAGGTGTTTTGATTCTGATTAGTTTAATTGCTTGGGGATACCAAATAAACCAGGGCTTGATCGTCACTAATATGCGAAATCCATTTAGTTGGGGCTTATATATTGCAACCTTTGCCTTTTTTGTAGGGGTGGCAGCCGGGGGATTGATTATTTCCTCTTCAGTGTATCTTTTCAACATTGAAAAGCTGAAGCCTTTTACCAGAATTGCGTCTCTCTCGGCCTTTGCCAGCATCTTAGGGGCTGGAGCCATGATCTTTCCGGATATGGGCCGGGTAGATCGGGTTTGGAATATCTTTGTTTATCCTAATTTTAAATCTCCTTTGGTTTGGGATGTTATTGTTATATCTGCTTACCTTCTAATCACCTTCTTAAGCGTCTATGTTCAACTATTGCCGGATTGGAAAAAGGAAGGACGGGGGTTTTTAAATGGGTGGACTAAGGAGCGCCCTCAAGAATATGTAGAGGCCTTTTCGAAAAAATGGTCTAAACGGGTTGCCTTGGTAGGGTTACCGGTAGCTATTTTAATTCACACTGTGACAGCCTTGATTTTTGCCACTCAGGAATCCCGAGGGTGGTGGAATACGGCTGTGCTGCCGCCGGACTTTGTTTCTGTGGCAATTGCCTCGGGGACTGCTCTTGTCATGGTTATAGCTTTGTTCGCTGTGGGTAAGGAGCGATTTGAACAGTATAAGGGGGCATTTCAAACCATGGCCCTAATTGTTGCAGGTTCTTTAGTTGTTCATTTCTTCTTTGTCTCCGTAGATTTGCTGATCCATGGCTGGTGGGGAAGCCCTGAAGGTAAGGAGGTATTATCCCTTATTTTCAGTCACTATGGCTTCCTCTATGGGACAGAACTATTGCTTCCTGCTTTCACAATGGTATTCTTTTTAACCAAGAAAGGAAAAAATAGTTTTAATGCCTTGATAATTGGGAGTTTGCTTCTTTTTGTCGGAGTATTTGCTCATCGTTTAATGCTGATGTATCCTGCTTTTAATTCGATTCCCCTTTCCTTGGCTATTCCAAGTGCGGGCATTGAAAGTTGGGCTTATCCAGTGGCAATTGGACAGCTTCAGGAGGGTGTGCCGGTCTTTGTCAGTTCATGGGCCTATATGCCAACACTTATTGAGTGTGCTGTTGCTCTTTTACCCTTTGGACTGCTACTCTTTGTGGTTACCTTGGCGTTAAGAATGTATAATTTTGTGCCGCAAAAGTAG
- a CDS encoding superoxide dismutase — MQYLTVPLGQHRLPPLPYSYHALEPVVSGKLLEIHHSQHHKAYVEGLNKAELKMAEARGKRDYSLVKHWEREIAFHGSGHILHSIYWTSMAPIGNRWETPGTQIHNLMANYFGSFLAFQEQFSEAAINVEGSGWAALVWQPGWGRLEILAIEKHQNFFQVGGIPLLVMDVWEHAYYLDYLSKRKEYVRSWWQIVNWAAVEKRLNLALVGQMPLVIN; from the coding sequence ATGCAGTACTTAACAGTGCCGCTGGGGCAACATAGATTGCCGCCGTTACCTTATTCCTATCATGCCCTTGAGCCGGTTGTTAGCGGAAAATTGCTGGAAATTCATCATAGTCAACATCATAAAGCTTATGTGGAAGGTTTGAATAAGGCAGAGCTTAAAATGGCTGAAGCGCGGGGTAAGAGGGATTACAGTCTTGTTAAACATTGGGAGCGGGAAATTGCTTTTCATGGTTCCGGTCATATTTTGCATAGCATTTATTGGACTTCGATGGCCCCTATTGGGAATCGGTGGGAAACTCCCGGTACTCAAATTCATAATTTAATGGCTAATTATTTTGGTAGTTTTCTTGCGTTCCAAGAACAGTTTAGTGAGGCTGCAATTAATGTGGAAGGGTCTGGCTGGGCTGCGTTAGTATGGCAACCCGGATGGGGACGCTTAGAAATCCTAGCAATCGAGAAACATCAGAATTTCTTTCAGGTTGGAGGCATTCCGCTGCTTGTAATGGATGTATGGGAGCATGCCTATTATCTGGATTATCTATCGAAACGCAAGGAATATGTTAGGTCCTGGTGGCAGATCGTTAATTGGGCTGCTGTTGAAAAGAGACTGAATCTAGCTTTGGTAGGTCAGATGCCGCTAGTAATTAACTA